The Fulvivirga ligni genome window below encodes:
- a CDS encoding discoidin domain-containing protein, with protein MKYTSTLKFGGVLALLCLFFNASAQLNQISLNSASGPANWKVRSAEDVNNDPAIHQVGYNTSAWVNASVPGTVFGSYVEQGLEADPNFGDNIYKVDKAIYNRDYWYRTEFNYNAGFNQGNVWLNFEGINRDADIYLNGNLLGSLHGFMERGKYNVSSLLNTGNNTLAIKVYLPVVPMNCSAMPSYVSSDSWDWMPSVPGLNMGITDDVYLTTTNGITINDPWIRTKVPSLNTGNLDVRTELENHTNQSITGTLTGTIQPGNHQFSQNVTIAAGQSTTVQNLLTISNPQLWWPNGYGDPNLYTCHFEFNAGGVRDQKDVTFGIKEYSYDTEGDILHLKVNGVRIFVKGGNWGMSEYMLRCRGDEYDTKLRLHKEMNFNMIRNWVGSTTDEEFYAACDKYGIMVWDDFWLITTYIYWPRSVPIFNNNVIEKVKRYRNHPSIAVWCGANEFDPSQEYIDLYTAAVSTYDGNDRRFQANSIGEALSSSGPWLNLNPASYYDSPPRIYGPESWGLKTELGTAVFPNYDSFKEFMPESNQWPRNSMWDQHFFGDTYSRAAGADGYFNSVQQRYGASDNIQDFCKKSQILNMRTNKAMFEGWLHNMWDDASGLLIWMSQSAYPSMVWQTYDYYHDQTGAYWGAKSACEPLHILMVPSSGDVEVSNTTAQNYSGLSARLEVINLDGQKVQNTVVNVGSVNSNTLSKISTLQFNNQQLTEVYFVRLTLSNGSGNVVSQNFYIRGKTENALSAINTLQPAVLNVTKTISNSNGEMLMNVTVANQGQSIAFANRVQAIKGSSKERILPSIISDGYFTLLPGESKNLTIRFNSDLLEGQSPDVKITPYNSTSSGNDNLALYKPVVTSSTLGDNAGSKAVDGGYGTRWESEYSDPQWMYVDLQDNYDINRIKITWEGAYASSYQVQVSDNATNWTTIQSVTGNANLVNEFSNLTTSARYVRIYGTARATIFGYSIYELEVYGSKGLQGEDITDLGGTISAQYTDSPAGEDINKLIDNSSSTKYLTFHNSGWVQFQANERYTLSGYTITSANDNPPRDPASWSLQGSNDGNTWTQLDARSSESFNARFQTKTYNVSTSGGYAYYRLNITNNGAASLQLAELELFGTPYVGGITNLALNKPTSSSSTFNNNQGSNSVDGSLNSRWESEYSDPQWLYVDLQNQYLIDRIKLTWEGAYASAFRVEVSNDANNWSIVRSESSNSSLENEYTGINSTARYVRVYGTGRATIWGYSLFELEVYGSSAAMVLGRSEIAEEANNQSVIPYPNPFGEHLTLPVNVEQSASVQIKITSYAGQEVASKDYQISQGSNELILDDLVKPLTNGVYFIEVKTPEGKVTHRLIKNQSDK; from the coding sequence GAATTTAATTATAACGCTGGCTTTAATCAGGGAAATGTTTGGCTCAACTTTGAAGGGATCAACCGCGATGCTGATATCTATCTGAATGGCAATCTCTTAGGCTCACTTCATGGCTTTATGGAAAGGGGTAAGTATAATGTTAGCAGCTTACTAAATACTGGTAATAACACTTTGGCCATCAAGGTCTATCTACCTGTGGTACCAATGAACTGCTCTGCCATGCCAAGCTATGTTTCGAGCGACAGCTGGGATTGGATGCCATCGGTTCCCGGTCTCAATATGGGCATCACCGATGATGTTTATCTGACCACCACTAACGGCATCACCATCAATGATCCCTGGATAAGAACTAAAGTGCCCAGCCTGAACACAGGAAATCTGGACGTTAGAACGGAGTTGGAAAACCACACCAACCAGAGCATAACAGGTACCTTAACAGGAACTATTCAGCCGGGTAATCACCAGTTTTCGCAGAATGTTACCATTGCCGCGGGACAAAGCACCACAGTGCAAAATCTGCTCACCATAAGCAATCCACAATTATGGTGGCCCAATGGCTATGGTGATCCCAACCTTTACACCTGCCATTTTGAATTCAATGCCGGTGGCGTTCGCGATCAGAAGGACGTGACTTTCGGAATAAAAGAATACAGCTATGATACTGAGGGAGACATACTTCACTTGAAGGTAAACGGAGTCCGAATATTTGTGAAAGGAGGAAACTGGGGCATGTCAGAATATATGCTGCGGTGCCGTGGTGATGAGTATGACACCAAGCTTCGCCTGCATAAAGAGATGAATTTCAATATGATACGAAACTGGGTGGGTTCTACTACCGATGAAGAATTCTATGCAGCCTGCGATAAATACGGCATCATGGTTTGGGATGATTTCTGGCTGATTACCACGTATATCTACTGGCCTAGAAGCGTTCCAATCTTCAATAATAATGTCATTGAAAAGGTAAAGCGCTATCGCAATCATCCTTCCATTGCGGTGTGGTGTGGTGCCAATGAGTTCGACCCATCGCAGGAATATATTGACCTCTACACTGCCGCTGTTTCCACCTATGATGGCAATGACAGACGATTTCAGGCCAATTCGATAGGAGAGGCCCTGAGCTCCAGCGGCCCATGGCTCAACCTGAATCCGGCCAGCTATTATGACAGCCCGCCAAGAATTTACGGACCTGAAAGTTGGGGACTTAAGACAGAATTGGGAACTGCGGTTTTCCCGAATTATGACAGCTTCAAGGAGTTTATGCCAGAGTCTAATCAATGGCCTCGTAACAGCATGTGGGATCAGCATTTCTTCGGAGATACTTATTCACGAGCCGCAGGTGCTGATGGCTATTTTAACAGTGTGCAGCAGCGATATGGCGCCAGTGACAACATACAGGATTTCTGTAAAAAGTCTCAAATTCTAAATATGAGAACCAACAAAGCCATGTTTGAAGGCTGGCTCCATAACATGTGGGATGATGCCTCCGGCCTGTTAATCTGGATGAGCCAATCAGCCTATCCATCCATGGTTTGGCAAACTTATGACTACTATCATGACCAAACGGGAGCTTATTGGGGAGCTAAATCCGCCTGTGAGCCACTACATATTCTCATGGTGCCATCATCAGGAGATGTGGAAGTGTCGAACACCACCGCTCAAAATTATAGTGGTCTTTCAGCCCGACTTGAAGTCATTAATCTGGATGGACAAAAGGTACAAAATACGGTGGTGAATGTAGGTTCCGTCAATTCAAACACCTTATCTAAAATATCTACATTACAATTTAATAATCAGCAACTTACGGAGGTCTACTTCGTGCGATTAACTTTAAGCAATGGCTCAGGAAATGTAGTTTCTCAGAACTTCTACATCAGAGGCAAAACAGAAAATGCTTTGAGCGCCATCAATACCTTGCAACCAGCAGTTCTCAACGTCACTAAAACGATAAGCAACAGTAATGGAGAGATGCTGATGAATGTAACAGTGGCTAATCAAGGCCAATCCATTGCTTTTGCCAATAGAGTGCAGGCCATCAAAGGTTCATCTAAAGAGCGCATTCTGCCATCTATCATTAGCGATGGCTATTTCACTTTGCTTCCTGGTGAATCTAAGAACTTAACCATTCGCTTTAATTCTGATTTGCTAGAAGGACAATCGCCTGATGTTAAAATCACGCCTTACAACAGCACTTCCTCAGGCAATGATAATCTGGCTTTGTATAAGCCGGTGGTCACTTCATCAACCCTGGGAGATAATGCCGGAAGTAAGGCCGTAGACGGTGGTTATGGTACGCGCTGGGAAAGCGAGTACAGCGATCCGCAATGGATGTATGTCGATCTCCAGGATAATTATGACATCAATAGAATCAAGATCACCTGGGAGGGAGCCTATGCTAGCAGCTATCAGGTTCAGGTATCAGATAATGCTACCAACTGGACTACCATTCAGAGTGTGACGGGTAATGCTAATCTGGTAAATGAATTCTCTAACCTTACCACTTCTGCACGCTATGTCAGGATTTACGGTACAGCGCGAGCAACCATTTTTGGCTATTCGATATATGAACTGGAAGTATATGGCAGCAAAGGTCTGCAGGGGGAAGACATTACCGATCTAGGAGGTACAATTTCAGCTCAGTATACAGATTCACCTGCCGGTGAGGACATCAATAAGCTGATAGACAATAGCTCATCCACCAAATACCTGACCTTTCATAACAGCGGCTGGGTGCAGTTTCAGGCCAATGAAAGATATACGCTCAGCGGTTATACCATTACATCAGCCAATGACAACCCACCGAGAGATCCTGCCTCCTGGAGCCTACAGGGTTCTAACGATGGTAATACCTGGACGCAATTGGATGCCCGCAGTAGTGAAAGTTTCAATGCACGTTTTCAGACCAAAACGTATAATGTTTCAACTTCCGGAGGCTATGCCTATTATCGATTGAATATTACCAATAATGGCGCAGCATCGCTGCAATTAGCGGAGTTGGAGCTTTTCGGAACACCGTATGTGGGCGGAATTACCAATTTAGCACTGAACAAGCCGACATCCAGCTCCAGCACTTTCAATAATAATCAGGGTAGCAATTCCGTGGATGGCAGCCTGAATTCTCGTTGGGAAAGTGAATACAGTGATCCCCAATGGCTCTATGTTGATTTACAAAACCAATATTTAATTGACAGGATCAAGCTCACCTGGGAAGGAGCCTACGCCAGTGCCTTCAGAGTGGAAGTATCCAATGATGCAAACAACTGGTCCATTGTGCGTTCTGAATCATCAAATTCAAGCTTGGAGAATGAGTACACCGGTATTAATTCCACTGCCAGATATGTTAGAGTTTATGGCACTGGTCGCGCTACCATTTGGGGTTATTCCTTATTTGAATTAGAAGTATATGGTTCATCCGCGGCCATGGTTCTGGGAAGATCAGAAATTGCTGAAGAAGCTAATAATCAATCAGTTATTCCTTATCCAAATCCATTTGGAGAACATTTAACATTACCTGTAAATGTTGAGCAGTCGGCCAGTGTGCAGATCAAAATTACCAGCTATGCAGGTCAGGAGGTGGCTTCTAAAGACTATCAAATTTCACAAGGATCGAATGAACTCATACTTGATGATCTGGTGAAGCCCTTAACCA